The Tenacibaculum sp. MAR_2010_89 genome has a window encoding:
- a CDS encoding shikimate dehydrogenase codes for MGENENKQLFALVGKNISYSFSRGYFTEKFSKLGLAKHEYVNFDIQNIEEFTKKIKEYKNEIKGMNVTIPYKLEIFDFLDKIDKKAKKIGAVNTVRITKKGKLIGYNTDVYGFKKSLTPLLKKHHEKALILGTGGASKAVAYVLDKLNIEYKFVSRTPKGKDTITYADVSEKVMMSHLLLINCTPLGTHPNIENCPSIPYEFVSEKHMLYDLIYNPSETTFLQKGKEKGATIKNGLEMLEQQAEKAWKIWNK; via the coding sequence ATGGGAGAAAACGAAAATAAACAGCTATTTGCATTAGTAGGAAAAAACATCTCTTATTCTTTTTCTAGAGGGTATTTTACAGAGAAATTTTCAAAATTAGGATTAGCAAAACACGAGTATGTAAACTTTGATATTCAGAATATAGAAGAGTTTACTAAAAAAATAAAAGAGTATAAAAATGAAATAAAAGGAATGAATGTAACCATTCCTTATAAATTAGAGATTTTTGATTTTCTAGATAAAATTGATAAAAAAGCTAAAAAAATAGGAGCTGTAAATACTGTAAGAATTACAAAAAAAGGAAAACTTATAGGATATAATACGGATGTATATGGTTTTAAAAAATCATTAACTCCGTTGTTGAAAAAGCATCATGAAAAAGCTTTAATATTGGGTACTGGTGGAGCTTCAAAAGCTGTAGCTTATGTACTTGATAAATTAAATATTGAGTATAAATTTGTGTCAAGAACACCAAAAGGAAAAGATACCATAACCTATGCGGATGTTTCTGAAAAAGTAATGATGTCACATTTATTGTTAATAAATTGTACACCACTTGGTACTCACCCAAATATAGAAAACTGCCCCAGTATACCATATGAGTTTGTTAGTGAGAAACATATGTTGTATGATTTAATATACAACCCTTCAGAAACAACCTTTTTACAAAAAGGAAAAGAAAAAGGTGCAACTATAAAAAATGGATTAGAAATGCTAGAGCAGCAAGCTGAGAAAGCATGGAAAATTTGGAATAAATAA
- a CDS encoding DUF368 domain-containing protein — MQKERTFIQKVNLFLKGLAMGGANKVPGVSGGMVAFVMGFYEELIFTFQRINGKAFKLLLTGRLKSFARYTNLQFLVLVMLGSMFSYFSISLLLDYFLKNYEQYVWAWFFGMILGSIYYISKDFGKWELKNIVGLLIGVSIGIGISFMTPAKENDNLWFVFLCGIIGVSGMTLPGLSGSFILILLGNYVLLLVDSVNVFGNVVANLFSGNFEVLKDAVKVRYLKIIAVFTAGSAFGLVSISHILGYVLKRWHQIVTAVIIGFITGSLGIVWPWKKTIYKTTEATFLLDKKGNKIVENYQRYIPDIQDKETWISIGFVIIGIIIILVIDFYGRKRK; from the coding sequence ATGCAAAAAGAACGAACATTTATTCAAAAAGTCAATTTGTTTTTAAAAGGATTGGCAATGGGAGGAGCAAATAAGGTTCCTGGCGTTTCTGGTGGTATGGTTGCTTTTGTTATGGGTTTTTATGAAGAACTCATTTTTACGTTTCAACGAATAAACGGAAAGGCATTTAAGCTATTATTAACAGGCCGTTTAAAAAGTTTTGCACGTTATACCAATTTACAATTCTTGGTATTAGTAATGCTAGGTAGTATGTTTAGCTATTTTAGTATTTCTTTACTACTAGATTATTTTTTGAAAAACTATGAGCAGTATGTTTGGGCTTGGTTTTTTGGAATGATTTTAGGATCAATTTATTATATCTCTAAAGATTTTGGTAAGTGGGAACTTAAAAACATTGTAGGTTTATTAATAGGTGTCTCAATAGGAATAGGTATAAGTTTTATGACGCCTGCAAAAGAAAACGATAACCTTTGGTTTGTTTTTTTATGTGGAATAATTGGTGTTTCTGGAATGACCTTACCTGGACTTTCAGGTTCTTTTATTTTAATATTACTAGGTAATTATGTATTGCTTTTAGTTGATAGTGTAAACGTGTTTGGAAATGTAGTTGCAAATTTATTTTCAGGAAATTTTGAGGTGCTTAAAGATGCTGTTAAAGTTAGATATCTTAAAATTATAGCCGTTTTTACAGCTGGTTCTGCTTTCGGGTTAGTTTCCATATCGCATATATTAGGATATGTATTAAAACGATGGCATCAAATAGTTACTGCCGTTATTATAGGATTCATTACTGGTTCATTAGGAATCGTTTGGCCATGGAAAAAAACAATTTATAAAACTACAGAAGCAACATTTTTACTTGATAAAAAAGGAAATAAAATAGTAGAAAATTATCAACGTTACATTCCAGATATACAGGATAAAGAAACGTGGATTTCAATAGGTTTTGTAATTATAGGAATAATTATAATTTTAGTGATAGATTTTTATGGGAGAAAACGAAAATAA
- a CDS encoding DUF368 domain-containing protein has protein sequence MSRTIKDYLIIGLKGMGMGAADVVPGVSGGTIAFISGIYEELLSSISNINLSLFQTLKKEGLKKAWNQLNGSFLAALFIGILTSIVSLAKAIKWLLEHKPILLWSFFFGLVLASILYIAKQVEKWNVVSIIIGLLMIGFGYFITVVPSTSGQEASYLFLIFSGAIASCAMILPGISGSYILLLIGVYPLVMTALTNKDLKIISAIIIGVIVGLTTFSKLLKWLFANYKNEMLIALTGLMLGSLNKVWPWKSIISTYTDRHGVVKPLLEKSILPQNFNGEPQLINALILAIVGFGLILLLEKLAVKK, from the coding sequence ATGAGTAGAACAATAAAAGATTATTTAATCATTGGGTTAAAAGGAATGGGAATGGGAGCAGCAGATGTAGTTCCTGGAGTTTCTGGAGGAACTATAGCTTTTATTTCGGGTATTTATGAAGAGTTACTAAGTTCTATAAGTAATATAAATCTAAGTTTATTTCAAACACTAAAAAAAGAAGGGCTAAAAAAAGCTTGGAATCAGTTGAATGGTAGTTTTTTAGCTGCACTTTTTATTGGTATTCTTACTAGTATTGTTTCTTTAGCAAAAGCAATTAAATGGTTGTTGGAACACAAGCCAATTTTGTTATGGTCTTTCTTTTTTGGCTTAGTGTTAGCAAGCATATTATACATAGCTAAACAAGTAGAGAAGTGGAATGTTGTAAGTATAATTATTGGCCTATTAATGATTGGATTTGGTTATTTTATTACTGTAGTTCCCTCTACTAGTGGCCAGGAAGCTAGTTATTTATTTTTAATATTCTCTGGTGCAATAGCCTCATGTGCCATGATACTTCCAGGGATATCAGGTTCTTATATATTATTATTAATAGGTGTTTACCCATTAGTAATGACAGCTTTAACGAACAAAGATTTGAAAATTATTTCAGCAATAATAATTGGAGTTATTGTAGGATTAACTACTTTCTCTAAACTATTAAAATGGTTATTTGCTAATTATAAAAACGAAATGTTGATAGCTTTAACTGGACTTATGTTGGGGTCATTGAATAAGGTATGGCCATGGAAAAGTATAATTTCAACATATACTGATAGGCATGGGGTGGTAAAGCCTCTTCTAGAGAAAAGTATTTTGCCACAAAATTTTAATGGTGAACCTCAATTAATCAATGCATTAATCTTAGCAATTGTTGGTTTTGGTTTAATCTTATTATTAGAGAAATTAGCCGTAAAAAAGTAG
- a CDS encoding translocation/assembly module TamB domain-containing protein, with protein sequence MQSKLGSYATKSINESYGTNIVVKKIDLSWLGSVQLKGIEIRDHHQDTLIFVKNLSTSIQNAKKVLDNKIDLGAASLSGIHFYMKTYKDENNDNMSIFIDSFEDGKPKDSLSTPFILRSNNIQLKDLTFKLFDYNKKDALQFAAFNGGGNLQDFSVVGPDVSMDIKKMYLTDNRGVNITNLTTNFKYTKTHMLFDDTVIETDNESVLKANIKFTYNRKDLVDFSDKVQIKAVFDKSALAAKDLNKLYKELRGSDVMYFTGTIDGVLNNFSASNVKLRSKRGMRIIGDLGFVNALNTGRGFIFDGDLENVTANYFQLKSVLPNLLGKTLPTEFQRLGNFTMSGLVKVTPEQMEATLSVDSEIGSTISDLQLTNIDNIDEAAYVGEVEFIDFDLGVFANDPLLGKISLKADVNGSGFNVDNINTTIIGNISTLDFNKYQYKNLSVNGQFQNKKFDGFLSSEDDNFKMKFEGLADFSSAINKFDFEADIDKIDLKKTNLFTRDNIAELKGKVKLNVSGNTFDDIVGKATFKNFVYKNQKQSYTFKKFDISSAVKDSIKTIEVNSEDIVKGKLKGKFLFNELSLVTQNALGSVYTNYEPFKVTPNQFLDFDFTIYNQIIDVFLPEISIGKNTRLKGKIKSNENSLKLTFSSPEINAYGNLIDNVLLRLNNKNPLYNTHLIAGKIDSKYYDIEKLNLINRTQNDTLFFKSEFKGGKNYEEDFNLDFYYTIDKDQKWVVGVQKSMLNYKGFDWVINPTSNKENKVTFNLKENDFIISPFVFQSNDQKIALKGAIKGSNYKDLQANFTKVKLESFLPSIDSLKLNGEVNGLVDFKQNEDKLSPKANLLIKDFKINDFEQGDLTLDITGDNSYEKYKVNMLLSTDKAKSISATGGLDFSKKRPTVDLNIALEEYKIAAFSPLGGEVLSKLRGEVTGNFTATGFLRNPDFDGYLDLKNAGLAFPYLNVDFDLKGNTRIDLEGQQFKLDDVILEDIKHKTQGALSGYIAHQNFDLWFMNLNINTDNLLILDTEESEEVQYYGTGFLKGRAEIRGVTSNLDIDVNGSTQPGTKFVIPLSDIKMIDNYKLIHFEKRGVVKDEKSKLIDDIKGLDLKIRLDVTKDAIAQVVIDKVSGSELRGSGQGNLFIDIDTRGKFNMFGDFTVDNGLYNFKYAGINKPFVVQKGGTISWSGNPYDAELDITAVYRTKANPAQVLDNVNSTRKIPIDLYTKITGGLFNSKQEFDIKIPNANSTVSSELEFILNENDLNTKMQHFSFLLAFGTFYNDEAIGNSATSGLTGTASEIASSILSNMLNSKDNKFQVGVGYTQGDRSNVDNLNSDDQVDVSVSTQLSNRVIVNGKVGVPVGANTQTSVVGEVKVEVLLNEEGNFRGTVFNRQNDVQYSTDEEGYTQGVGLSYQVNFNNLSELGEKLGLKKKKKKKEEKKDTIAKKKKKLIHFKSTKKKDK encoded by the coding sequence GTGCAAAGTAAACTAGGAAGCTATGCTACAAAAAGTATAAATGAAAGTTATGGTACCAATATAGTAGTAAAAAAAATAGATTTATCTTGGTTAGGTAGTGTACAATTAAAAGGAATTGAAATTAGAGATCATCATCAAGATACTCTTATTTTTGTTAAAAACTTAAGTACATCTATACAAAACGCTAAAAAGGTTTTAGATAATAAAATAGATTTAGGGGCAGCTTCTCTTAGTGGAATTCATTTTTACATGAAAACGTATAAAGATGAGAATAATGATAATATGTCCATTTTTATTGACAGTTTTGAAGATGGAAAACCTAAAGATAGTTTATCAACACCATTTATTTTAAGAAGTAATAATATTCAATTAAAAGACTTAACATTTAAGTTGTTTGATTATAATAAAAAAGATGCTCTACAATTTGCAGCATTTAATGGAGGAGGTAATTTACAAGACTTCTCTGTAGTTGGTCCAGATGTTTCTATGGATATCAAAAAAATGTACCTTACTGATAATAGAGGTGTAAACATAACTAACTTAACTACTAATTTTAAGTATACGAAAACACATATGTTGTTTGATGATACGGTTATAGAAACTGATAATGAGTCTGTATTAAAAGCTAACATAAAATTCACATATAATAGAAAGGATTTAGTTGATTTCTCTGATAAAGTCCAGATTAAAGCTGTTTTTGATAAAAGTGCACTTGCTGCTAAAGATTTAAATAAATTATATAAAGAGCTTAGAGGTAGTGATGTAATGTATTTTACAGGTACTATTGATGGAGTTTTAAATAATTTTAGTGCAAGTAATGTAAAGTTAAGATCTAAACGAGGAATGAGAATTATTGGAGATCTTGGTTTTGTAAATGCTTTAAATACGGGTAGAGGTTTTATTTTTGATGGGGATCTAGAAAATGTTACAGCCAATTATTTTCAATTAAAAAGTGTACTTCCTAATTTATTAGGAAAAACATTACCAACCGAGTTTCAACGATTAGGAAACTTTACAATGTCTGGATTAGTTAAAGTTACCCCTGAGCAAATGGAAGCTACGTTGTCAGTAGATTCTGAGATAGGATCAACTATTTCTGACTTACAACTTACCAATATAGATAACATTGACGAAGCTGCTTATGTAGGTGAGGTAGAATTCATAGATTTTGATTTAGGTGTTTTTGCTAATGACCCATTATTGGGTAAAATATCATTAAAAGCAGATGTGAATGGAAGTGGTTTCAACGTAGATAATATTAATACAACCATTATAGGAAATATTAGCACTCTTGATTTTAATAAATACCAGTATAAAAACTTAAGTGTAAACGGCCAATTTCAAAATAAGAAATTTGATGGGTTTTTAAGCTCTGAAGATGATAACTTTAAAATGAAATTTGAAGGGTTAGCTGACTTCTCTTCAGCAATCAATAAGTTTGATTTTGAGGCTGATATTGATAAAATTGATCTTAAAAAAACAAATTTATTTACTAGAGATAACATAGCAGAATTAAAAGGAAAAGTGAAACTTAATGTTTCAGGAAATACTTTTGATGATATTGTAGGAAAAGCAACATTTAAAAACTTTGTTTATAAAAATCAAAAACAGTCGTATACCTTTAAAAAGTTTGATATAAGTTCTGCTGTAAAAGACAGTATTAAAACAATAGAAGTAAATTCAGAAGATATTGTAAAAGGTAAATTAAAAGGTAAATTTTTATTTAATGAATTGTCTTTAGTTACACAAAACGCATTGGGAAGCGTGTATACAAATTATGAGCCTTTTAAAGTTACCCCAAATCAATTTTTAGATTTCGATTTTACTATTTATAATCAAATAATTGATGTCTTTTTACCTGAAATATCAATAGGTAAAAATACACGCTTGAAAGGAAAAATAAAATCAAATGAAAACTCGTTAAAGCTTACTTTTTCATCTCCAGAAATTAATGCCTATGGAAATTTAATAGATAATGTTTTATTACGATTAAATAATAAAAATCCACTTTATAATACTCACTTAATTGCAGGTAAAATAGATTCTAAATATTATGATATTGAAAAATTGAATTTAATTAATAGAACGCAAAATGATACACTATTTTTTAAATCAGAATTTAAAGGAGGGAAAAATTATGAAGAAGATTTCAATTTAGATTTTTATTATACAATTGATAAAGACCAAAAGTGGGTTGTTGGTGTACAAAAATCAATGTTAAATTATAAAGGTTTTGATTGGGTAATAAATCCAACGAGTAATAAAGAAAATAAGGTTACTTTTAATTTAAAAGAGAACGATTTTATAATCAGCCCTTTTGTTTTTCAATCTAATGATCAAAAAATAGCATTGAAAGGAGCTATAAAGGGATCTAATTATAAAGATTTACAAGCGAATTTCACAAAAGTAAAGTTAGAAAGTTTTTTACCTTCTATTGATAGTTTAAAGTTAAATGGAGAGGTTAATGGACTTGTAGATTTTAAACAGAACGAAGATAAGTTAAGTCCTAAAGCAAATTTATTAATTAAAGATTTTAAGATTAATGATTTTGAACAAGGAGATCTAACGTTAGATATTACTGGGGATAATTCGTATGAAAAGTACAAGGTAAATATGTTACTTTCTACCGATAAGGCAAAGAGTATTTCAGCAACGGGAGGATTAGATTTTAGTAAAAAACGACCAACTGTAGATTTAAATATAGCTTTAGAAGAGTATAAAATAGCTGCATTTAGTCCGTTAGGAGGTGAGGTGCTTTCAAAATTAAGAGGAGAGGTTACAGGGAATTTTACGGCTACTGGTTTTTTAAGAAATCCAGATTTTGATGGGTATTTAGATTTAAAAAATGCAGGATTGGCTTTTCCTTATTTGAACGTGGATTTTGATCTTAAAGGAAATACTAGAATTGATTTAGAGGGACAACAATTTAAATTAGATGATGTAATTTTAGAAGATATTAAGCATAAAACACAAGGTGCTCTATCAGGGTATATTGCACATCAAAATTTTGATTTGTGGTTTATGAATCTAAATATTAACACTGATAATTTATTGATTTTAGATACAGAAGAAAGCGAGGAAGTACAATATTATGGAACTGGATTTTTAAAGGGAAGGGCTGAAATAAGAGGAGTTACAAGTAACTTAGATATTGATGTAAACGGAAGTACGCAACCAGGAACTAAGTTTGTTATTCCTTTGAGTGATATTAAAATGATAGATAATTATAAGTTAATTCATTTTGAAAAAAGAGGAGTTGTTAAAGATGAAAAGAGTAAGTTAATAGATGATATTAAAGGATTAGATTTAAAAATAAGGCTTGATGTAACAAAAGATGCAATAGCACAAGTGGTAATTGATAAGGTATCAGGTAGTGAGCTAAGGGGTAGCGGACAAGGTAATTTATTTATAGATATTGATACTCGTGGTAAGTTTAATATGTTTGGTGATTTTACAGTTGATAACGGATTGTATAATTTTAAATATGCTGGTATAAATAAGCCGTTTGTAGTGCAAAAAGGAGGTACTATATCTTGGAGTGGTAATCCATACGATGCTGAACTTGATATAACTGCTGTGTATAGAACAAAAGCGAATCCGGCACAAGTATTAGATAATGTAAATTCTACTCGAAAGATACCTATAGATTTATACACAAAAATTACAGGAGGTTTATTTAATTCAAAGCAAGAGTTTGATATTAAAATACCCAATGCTAATTCAACAGTGAGTTCTGAGTTAGAGTTTATTTTAAATGAAAATGATTTAAATACGAAGATGCAACACTTTTCATTTTTATTAGCTTTTGGAACATTTTATAATGATGAAGCTATAGGGAATAGTGCAACATCAGGTTTAACAGGAACTGCATCAGAAATAGCTTCAAGTATTTTGTCTAATATGCTAAATAGTAAAGACAATAAATTTCAGGTTGGGGTTGGGTACACCCAAGGAGATAGAAGTAATGTTGATAATTTAAATAGTGATGATCAAGTTGATGTATCAGTAAGTACTCAGTTGAGCAATAGGGTAATTGTAAATGGGAAAGTAGGTGTTCCTGTAGGAGCAAATACTCAAACAAGTGTTGTTGGAGAAGTAAAAGTAGAAGTATTACTTAATGAAGAAGGTAATTTTAGAGGAACTGTTTTTAATAGACAAAATGATGTGCAATATTCTACTGACGAAGAAGGGTATACTCAAGGGGTTGGATTATCTTACCAAGTTAATTTTAATAACTTGTCAGAGTTAGGAGAAAAGTTAGGCCTAAAAAAGAAGAAGAAAAAGAAAGAAGAGAAAAAAGATACCATTGCTAAAAAGAAGAAAAAATTAATACATTTTAAATCAACTAAAAAGAAAGATAAATAA